The following proteins come from a genomic window of Alosa sapidissima isolate fAloSap1 chromosome 22, fAloSap1.pri, whole genome shotgun sequence:
- the sinhcaf gene encoding SIN3-HDAC complex-associated factor, with product MFGFHKPKMYRSLDGCCICRAKSSSSRFTDSKRYEKDFQSCFGLCETRSGEICNACVLLVKRWKKLPAGSKKNWNHVVDARGGPSLKTTVKSKKAKSISRRARPSQISRVQKELKRHNSDAHSTTSSASPAQSPSYSNQSDEGSDSELTPGSSRSPVFSFLDLTYWKRQKVCCGIIYKGRFGEVLIDPHLYKPCCQKKQEQEQEEEEEEEEEEEEEAAHTSQESRRSPAPETFPSPPPVKEEEEEEEEEEEEW from the exons ATGTTTGGCTTTCATAAGCCGAAAATGTACAGAAGCCTGGACGGCTGTTGTATCTGCAGGGCGAAATCCTCCAGCTCCCGCTTCACTGACAGCAAGCGCTACGAGAAGGACTTTCAGAGCTGCTTTGG CCTGTGTGAGACTCGCTCAGGAGAAATCTGCAATGCTTGTGTTCTCCTTGTGAAACGCTGGAAGAAGTTGCCAGCAGGTTCTAAGAAGAACTGGAATCAT GTAGTGGATGCGCGAGGAGGGCCAAGCCTGAAGACTACAGTCAAGTCCAAAAAGGCAAAGTCCATCTCCAGGAGAGCCCGGCCAAGCCAGATCAGCCGCGTCCAGAAAGAGCTGAAAAGACATA acTCAGATGCTCACAGCACCACCTCCAGCGCAAGCCCAGCACAGTCACCGAGTTACAGCAACCAATCGGATGAAGGCTCTGACTCGGAGCTGACACCTGGCTCCTCCCGATCTCCAGTCTTCTCCTTCTTAGATCTCACCTATTGGAAAAG ACAAAAGGTTTGCTGTGGCATCATCTACAAAGGCCGCTTTGGAGAGGTCCTGATTGACCCCCATCTCTACAAACCCTGCTGCCAGAAGAAACAGGagcaggagcaagaggaggaggaggaagaggaggaagaagaggaggaggaagcagcTCACACCAGccaggagagcaggaggagcCCGGCTCCCGAGACCTTCCCTTCCCCTCCACCGgtcaaagaggaagaggaggaggaagaggaggaggaagaggagtggtAA